The following proteins are co-located in the Desulfobacterales bacterium genome:
- a CDS encoding MotA/TolQ/ExbB proton channel family protein — translation MRSLITPFIISLMIFSITGPAAAEALSDPYMKEYTFLKAQKEELAQRLEKEKAQQAEEIAKARREVQSLQDRQVALSNQLQQKELAIEKAQQKLQDTTSNKEIINSVIVQAKAGLEKYGIEVDDTAESKVDTMNRAFLDSANLYQNLSSIHAENGRFYLLDGTSTSGEIVKIGNIAAYGISAKQSGALAPAGNGEYKLWNQPGSSDDAKALYGREMPEMLDIFVYENMDQDVAYQEEKTVADTMESGGVIGYIILGLGISGLLLILARVLFLLRAGSRVKRITRIVYKEIENGKGAHAYDAVKDFKGSTARVIRATLRNITADREHIEDIITESILNENRALDRFSNFILVIAAVAPLLGLLGTVTGMINTFDIITVYGTGDPKLLSGGISEALVTTMLGLMVAIPLLLLGNLSNGWAENIKDSMEQSALHVVNLYEKYSTAS, via the coding sequence ATGAGATCGCTTATCACCCCTTTCATCATTTCGCTCATGATCTTTTCCATAACGGGTCCAGCCGCTGCAGAGGCGCTTTCGGATCCCTACATGAAGGAGTATACGTTCCTGAAAGCCCAGAAAGAGGAACTTGCCCAGAGACTGGAAAAAGAAAAGGCCCAACAGGCAGAAGAGATCGCTAAGGCCAGGAGGGAAGTTCAGAGCCTTCAGGACCGTCAGGTGGCGTTATCAAATCAGCTGCAGCAAAAAGAGCTTGCGATAGAAAAAGCGCAGCAAAAGCTCCAGGACACCACCAGCAACAAGGAAATTATCAACAGCGTTATTGTCCAGGCAAAGGCGGGGCTCGAGAAGTACGGCATCGAGGTTGATGATACCGCCGAATCCAAAGTAGACACCATGAACCGGGCGTTTCTGGACTCAGCAAACCTCTATCAGAATCTTTCCTCAATTCACGCGGAAAACGGCCGGTTTTATCTTCTCGACGGCACGTCCACAAGCGGTGAAATTGTCAAGATCGGCAACATTGCCGCTTATGGTATATCCGCAAAGCAGAGCGGCGCCCTGGCGCCGGCCGGAAACGGCGAATACAAACTATGGAACCAGCCCGGAAGCAGCGATGATGCCAAGGCGTTGTATGGCCGGGAAATGCCGGAAATGCTGGATATCTTTGTGTATGAAAATATGGACCAGGATGTTGCGTATCAAGAAGAAAAAACGGTAGCAGACACCATGGAAAGCGGCGGGGTCATCGGCTACATTATCCTGGGACTCGGGATATCCGGCCTGTTGCTGATCCTTGCCCGGGTGCTTTTCCTGCTGAGGGCCGGAAGCCGGGTGAAGCGGATTACCCGGATTGTCTACAAGGAGATCGAAAACGGCAAAGGGGCGCATGCCTATGACGCCGTAAAGGATTTCAAAGGCTCCACCGCGCGGGTGATCCGGGCGACGCTCAGAAACATCACCGCCGACAGAGAACATATAGAGGATATCATTACTGAAAGTATCTTGAATGAAAATAGGGCGCTTGACCGGTTTTCGAATTTTATTCTGGTTATCGCCGCCGTGGCCCCGCTTCTGGGTCTGTTAGGGACGGTGACGGGGATGATCAACACCTTTGATATCATCACCGTTTACGGCACGGGTGATCCCAAACTGTTGAGCGGCGGCATCTCCGAGGCCCTGGTCACCACCATGCTCGGGCTGATGGTCGCCATCCCCCTGCTGCTCCTGGGCAACCTTTCCAATGGTTGGGCTGAAAACATCAAAGACTCGATGGAGCAAAGCGCCCTTCATGTCGTCAACCTATATGAAAAGTATTCAACTGCATCATGA
- a CDS encoding MotA/TolQ/ExbB proton channel family protein yields MIESITTNLEMFAAIMNNGGLAMWVLFFLNLMLWYGLGYRRLTLRRRSLDSVRRMVSKHMKDRDKIKCRSIMDFAIAEAIQAASEARAVGERPRKFIQDALWPYFRSIKRYSVLVKTIVVLAPLIGLLGTVIGMIETFDALQTNAMFSQGVSISGGISKALFTTELGLIVAVPGMIIGRSLDKQQQQLALAFEQIKDIISAKESIDEA; encoded by the coding sequence ATGATTGAAAGCATAACGACAAACCTGGAAATGTTTGCCGCCATCATGAACAATGGCGGCCTGGCCATGTGGGTACTCTTTTTTTTAAACCTGATGCTCTGGTATGGCCTTGGATACCGTCGATTGACCCTGCGCAGAAGGTCCCTGGATAGCGTCCGGCGAATGGTCAGCAAGCATATGAAAGACCGCGATAAAATCAAATGCCGGAGTATCATGGATTTTGCCATTGCGGAGGCCATTCAGGCCGCTTCCGAGGCCCGGGCCGTGGGTGAAAGGCCGCGGAAATTTATTCAGGACGCCTTGTGGCCCTATTTTAGGAGCATCAAAAGATATTCGGTCCTGGTTAAAACGATCGTCGTTTTAGCGCCCCTTATCGGCCTGCTGGGCACGGTGATCGGCATGATCGAGACATTTGACGCCCTTCAAACCAACGCCATGTTTTCCCAGGGTGTTAGTATCTCCGGGGGCATTTCCAAAGCCTTGTTCACGACCGAGCTGGGCCTGATCGTCGCCGTCCCGGGGATGATTATCGGGAGATCGCTGGATAAGCAGCAGCAGCAGCTGGCCCTGGCGTTTGAGCAGATTAAAGATATTATTAGCGCAAAGGAATCAATAGATGAGGCTTAA
- a CDS encoding biopolymer transporter ExbD, which translates to MRLKRKDQTVDHIDISPLIDMVFILLIFFMVTTTFVKDMKLDLNRPSAASSSIVNDEVIRVHIDKDRQVYIDNQPIKIWAIQSKLRDLLRSSTNKAVLVVTDSAIPVESVIDVIDECKMSGANDVAVSTTKELGG; encoded by the coding sequence ATGAGGCTTAAGAGAAAAGATCAGACCGTCGACCATATTGATATTTCACCGCTCATCGACATGGTTTTTATCCTTCTGATTTTTTTCATGGTCACCACGACATTTGTTAAGGATATGAAACTGGACCTGAACCGGCCGAGTGCGGCGTCATCATCAATTGTGAATGACGAAGTGATCCGGGTCCATATAGACAAAGACCGCCAGGTCTACATCGATAACCAGCCGATCAAGATATGGGCCATACAGAGCAAATTACGGGACCTTCTCAGAAGTTCCACGAATAAGGCTGTTCTTGTGGTAACCGACTCGGCGATACCCGTTGAATCAGTTATCGACGTGATCGATGAGTGTAAAATGAGCGGCGCCAATGATGTTGCCGTATCCACGACCAAGGAGCTGGGGGGATAA
- a CDS encoding energy transducer TonB produces MLTTGIYSSKSRIIGAFLYMLLGGMLMVLLIVALNKSVDKEEDALKKQTRIVKVNKTEKKVVKKEKPKTKKNVRRTKATSKAPPPDLSAMIGGIEMNIPEFETAAVMEGDSRELLDDIAEDTVMSEGTVDSKPRVTHRADIAYPADAAEEGIEGYVVVHLLITKDGRVQLAKVLEAEPRGVFEKNVLDGVRDWRFMPARYKGEPVQVWVKQKIRFNA; encoded by the coding sequence ATGCTGACCACCGGTATTTACAGTTCTAAGTCCCGTATTATCGGTGCGTTTCTTTACATGCTGTTGGGCGGCATGTTGATGGTTCTGCTAATCGTCGCCCTTAATAAGTCGGTGGATAAAGAAGAGGATGCTTTAAAAAAGCAGACACGCATCGTTAAGGTGAATAAGACCGAGAAAAAGGTTGTTAAAAAGGAAAAACCAAAAACAAAAAAGAATGTACGACGCACAAAAGCCACATCCAAAGCCCCGCCTCCGGATTTGAGCGCCATGATCGGCGGGATCGAAATGAATATCCCCGAGTTCGAAACCGCCGCCGTCATGGAAGGTGACTCAAGGGAACTGCTTGATGATATCGCCGAAGATACCGTTATGAGTGAGGGCACTGTTGACAGCAAACCCCGGGTGACGCACCGGGCAGACATTGCGTATCCGGCCGATGCCGCAGAAGAAGGTATCGAGGGGTATGTGGTTGTCCATCTTCTGATTACAAAGGATGGGCGTGTACAGCTTGCCAAGGTGCTGGAAGCGGAACCCCGGGGTGTTTTTGAAAAAAACGTATTAGACGGTGTAAGGGATTGGCGATTTATGCCGGCCAGATATAAGGGGGAACCGGTGCAGGTATGGGTGAAGCAGAAAATCCGTTTTAATGCGTGA